In the Sus scrofa isolate TJ Tabasco breed Duroc chromosome 7, Sscrofa11.1, whole genome shotgun sequence genome, one interval contains:
- the ADGRF2 gene encoding adhesion G-protein coupled receptor F2, which translates to MTEMLLLYFFVFLLPTESSRTLCQAASQNTEQVSPGPHGACDGTCVDNDYCSQHCPPEFQGHMKFSCQQKRWHKITDTCRTLNAHNIFEDKNSFQMFAETKEDDNNTGTITDLLMQKCPENLSCVINGIQKSPRIPGNIAFIVELLHNISAVLTNVDEAKMQSYSTMANHILNSTSISNWTFIPDRNSSSILLHSINSFARNLSINKQHMDITDEFIHTMGAIISGDTPGKNFSFSMRINETSHKVMGRVLISGDELEKALPPSQASSAISIAFPTLGAIFEASAHENATVNGLVLSVILPQELKRISLIFEKISKSEERRAQCVGWHSLESRWDQKACQMTQENSQQAVCSCQPSELFTSFSILMAPHLLESPILSYITYIGLGVSIFSLVICLCIEALVWAQVTKTEISYLRHVCVVNIAATLLTANVWFIVASFLSGPMRQHGACVAATFFVHFFYLSVFFWMLAKALLILYGILIVFHTLPKLGLVASFFALGYGCPLVIAGITVAATEPGKGYLRPDACWLNWDTSKALLAFVVPALAIVVVNLVTVALVTVKTRQTTVGKSMFREVRAIVRISKNIAILTPLLGLTWGFGLAMVLDGGSLALHIIFSLLNSFQGLFILVFGTILDRKIREALIGRITSAKWISRPSENLPTDFSPNLTKGSS; encoded by the exons ATGACTGAGATGCTCTTGCTGTACTTCTTCGTGTTTCTTTTGCCCACAGAGTCCAGTAGGACATTATGCCAG GCTGCCAGCCAGAACACGGAGCAGGTGTCTCCCGGGCCACATG GTGCTTGCGATGGTACTTGTGTGGACAATGACTACTGCAGCCAACATTGCCCTCCAGAATTTCAGGGGCATATGAAGTTTTCATGCCAGCAGAAGAGATGGCACAAAATCACTGATACCTGCCGGACCCTTAATGCCCACAACATCTTCGAG GataaaaattcctttcaaatgTTTGCTGAAACGAAAGAAGATGACAATAACACGGGGACCATTACAGATTTGTTGATGCAAAAGTGCCCCGAGAATCTGTCCTGTGTGATCAATGGCATTCAGAAATCTCCCCGGATCCCGGGAAACATCGCTTTTATCGTGGAGCTCTTACACAACATCTCGGCTGTGCTGACAAATGTTGACGAGGCAAAGATGCAG AGTTACAGCACCATGGCCAACCACATTCTCAACAGCACAAGCATCTCTAACTGGACCTTCATCCCTGACAGAAACAGCAGCAGTATCCTGCTGCACTCAATCAATTCCTTTGCCAGAAATCTGTCTATAAATAAGCAGCACATGGACATAACGGATGAGTTCATTCACACAATGGGCGCCATCATTTCCGGAGACACCCCTGGAAAGAATTTCAGTTTTTCCATGCGAATCAACGAGACCAGCCACAAGGTCATGGGGAGGGTGTTGATCAGTGGAGATGAACTTGAGAAAGCGCTTCCTCCTTCTCAAGCCAGCAGCGCCATCAGCATTGCGTTTCCAACGCTTGGGGCCATCTTTGAAGCCAGTGCTCATGAAAACGCCACCGTGAACGGACTTGTCCTGTCTGTCATTCTGCCCCAGGAACTAAAAAGAATCTCACTgatttttgaaaagatcagcaagtCGGAGGAGAGGCGGGCACAGTGTGTGGGCTGGCATTCCCTGGAGAGCAGATGGGACCAGAAGGCCTGTCAAATGACTCAGGAAAACTCCCAGCAAGCGGTTTGCTCATGTCAGCCAAGCGAGCTGTTTACCTCTTTCTCAATCCTGATGGCGCCCCACCTCTTGGAGAGCCCGATCTTGAGTTACATCACGTACATAGGCCTGGGAGTTTCTATTTTCAGCTTGGTCATTTGCTTGTGCATCGAGGCCTTGGTCTGGGCCCAAGTGACCAAGACAGAGATCTCGTATTTGCGCCACGTGTGTGTGGTTAACATCGCGGCCACCTTGCTGACGGCCAACGTGTGGTTCATCGTGGCTTCCTTTCTCAGTGGTCCAATGAGGCAGCACGGGGCATGTGTGGCGGCGACCTTTTTTGTTCACTTCTTCTACCTTTCTGTGTTTTTCTGGATGCTTGCCAAGGCTCTCCTCATCCTCTACGGAATCCTGATTGTCTTCCATACGCTGCCCAAGTTGGGCCTGGTGGCATCATTCTTTGCATTGGGCTATGGGTGCCCTTTGGTCATTGCTGGTATCACGGTCGCTGCCACTGAGCCTGGCAAAGGCTACCTCCGGCCTGATGCCTGTTGGCTTAACTGGGACACGAGCAAGGCCCTCCTGGCTTTTGTGGTCCCGGCGCTGGCCATCGTGGTGGTCAACCTCGTCACCGTCGCACTGGTGACCGTCAAGACCCGGCAGACCACCGTCGGCAAGTCCATGTTCCGGGAGGTGAGGGCCATCGTGAGGATCAGCAAGAACATCGCCATCCTCACGCCGCTGCTGGGGCTGACCTGGGGATTCGGGTTAGCCATGGTCCTCGATGGtggctccctggccttgcacatCATCTTCTCCCTGCTCAACTCCTTCCAG GGCCTCTTCATTTTGGTGTTTGGAACAATCCTGGATCGGAAG ATAAGAGAAGCCTTAATTGGTCGAATAACCTCTGCAAAATGGATCTCCAGACCATCAGAG AACCTTCCTACTGATTTCTCTCCTAACCTCACCAAAGGGTCAAGCTAA